AACTTTGAATGAATGCTTCATTACCAAGAGCAGCCTGTCGCTTTTGAAAGTCTGAGGTCATCAGAAACGCGATTCTACCTAAGGAAACCCATTCGTTGAAATGTGTCAACAATGTGTGTGGTGGTGAAATACAGGAAAACATGTCGGACGCCAACATATTTTGGTTTTGTGGCACATCAAACTGACAAACAACAAAAGTAGAAGCCAGGAATGGCTCATGCTggcaaaacaattaattttCAGATATCCCACTAAGAAGTGAACTTTTAGCAATGCAAACTCACCGGATGACTTGAGTTGAATGCCGGTGGCTTTTCAATGTATTGTTCCTCATTCTTTTATGATAATGACACGTATTTTCTACTATTACTGCCATTTCTGTATTGCAACACACGGTCAGTTTATGCCCCACATAGGCATAATCCATTTTAATGTCAGTTGCTTACAATTCCTACATTTTGGCATTTTAATCATCTCTTCAGTATTTCACAGTATTGTCTCAGCATCTAATAATCAATATAGTCGTTCACAATATACATATATCATTGCCAGAAAGTGACTGGATTTCACCATGTAAAACACCACAGATTTCCAATACCTAAATATACTAAGTATACTAAATTAGTATATATAGTGTAATATAGGTGAATTGCTGCAGAAATGGGTGTCTCTTTTGAAGATTTGGTGCTCTGCATAGAGGGCCACCTGATCACTGATGAGATCTGTCTCCTGTGTTGACCCCCTGTAGACCACTTTGTACCATTCCAGATCATAGCCAATCAGCTGAGTTCACCAATTAGGCTGTTGTAATTTCTCTGTGATAAtctgttttttagttttgtGGCAATGTCTGGGTATACTTACAGTATGTACAGCATTGTCCTTAAATGCAATTAAGCAAACATTTCTACAATGTTGTTCACGTGTACGGCCAAGGCACATTCATCCCAGGATTTGTAGTAATATTTAAATGACATGACCTTTTCTTAATGAATTTACATTTCCAGCTACTGGCATGGGATTCATCGTCGGTATGGACATTTTAAAGCCTCGTACTTGGTTGCTATAGGCCGTGCAACCTACCCTAAGATTGCAGTTGACAGTTTTTCAGTGGCCTCAGTTGGCCAGCAAGCGGTTAATTCCCCCGGTGAAGCGCTCGGGTTTCCCGCCAGCTGTCAATACCCTCAGCTGTTTGCACTCCTGTCCCTACAGCCCAGACATCTCGGTCTGCCACACACTCGAGCACACTCTGTGGCACAATGAGAAAGAAGGGGTGTGATAAATGCCACAGTCGCCACATTGAAGCTCTCCTGGTACACCACCCTCtacttcattttcaacatctgaATTGGTTCAAAACTACTCCACCGCATGGTTTAACTCATCTGTAACTCAAACAAGAGCCTCATGTCTAAGTGGTGTTGGGTGTTAGGTAGCAAACGGTGGATGGAACTTAGCACAATTGTTGTCCCTGGAGTTGAGAGCGTATGGAAACTGCGAGTTCTTTTATGACCCTCTGCCACATTAAAATTTGCCGCTGCTGTTTCGAAAAACTGGAACTGCAGCGGCAAACGACCTTGAACTCTTGGAGGCCCCGAGAAGAGCCAGGAGCCGCAGATGGACTCCACACTCAACACATTTCTTGTGTATTCTTGTGGTGACTCACAGCGGAACACACACGTGCAGCTATGTGTACGTCATGTGTATGAGAAGGCTGGCTTTGATTAATTATTAATCATTTAAGTGCCATCAAATACAAGCACTGGAGTGTTTGGTCTTTGCAGTCCTGTGATGAACAGATGAGCTCTCCCTTTTGCGTGGTTCTTATCAGCTTAAATGCCTTATTTGATAACTAAGTCAGtcataaaaaaacagcaatggtCTCACTCTCATTGCTCATGTTGACacagctctttttttttaaacaaacctgGTTCCTCTTTGCTAAGATTGATAGTAGCTTTGTCCTGTAAGCCAATGCATGCCTTTCCACGGATGGGGCCAAATTGAGCTTTCTCTCTAGAGAATGCGGTCCATGTTTTAAAGTCAAAAATGGCATTTGGGGTGGGAAAACCCCCTCAAATAATTTTGTAAGCAGAGGCCAAATAAATGGTGGGGGCAATTTTTATTGAGCCACAAAATATCAGGCAGATGGCAGTATCGTATGTATTTGCAggccaaactcaatgaaaaatgtgcaccaaacaggtaaaagtttggttttgctaaaatgatgggtgctactcaaaatatcaGATCTCATGTTCTAGTTGGGCTTACGACATACGACCCTGTAAATGCCCAATCACGTCTGATATGGGATACTAAGCAGGGTCGAGGTTATTACTTGGATTGGAGACTGCCTGGGAACATcagggcaaactccacacagaaccgaccaggatttgaacccaggtctccagagctgtgagggtgCAAGGCTGAACAGACTAACTACCTAGGCCACGGACAGCCTCTAGAATTTGTGTATACTGGAGATCCCACTGGTTCTCAAAGGCTGAGCAAGCACTTTAACACTTGAGCTGATTCCCCTTCGTAACATAAGagtttacagcacctggtattcccaggctgggatttgaacccaggacgccagagctgtgtgaggctgatgcactaactACTGAGCTAATAAATTGCCCAACTAGGACATGGGATCcgatattttgagtagcacctataattttagcaaaaccCAACTTTGTCAATGGTGTCAAAAATGTTTGACACCATTCCGTAGGCCAATAGTCACTGATGACTATTTAGTGATTGTACAAGGCCAAAGACTAAACTTCTACAGTACATGTACAGTACATGTGGATACAATTAGAGGGGTTCCAGCCAATTTTCTGTACCTTGTTTGTGTCACGTCTGGTTCCAGTCGCCACTCTTATAAGCCCCATCATGTATCCAGCTGCTTTTCGGGGGGAAATCCCCATTAATGGTGTTATTATAACTCCCCACAAGTCCAAGTCTGGTCCTACCTCAAATATATGTCTGTAGAAGCAGGACAAAAAATGCTACCGACATTCctgcatttattttatatacCTCTAATCATGTTGAGTGTCAAATCTGAGCTCGATTGGTATGTAGAGTCTGGATGTCCCAAAAACTAGTTTTCATACCAATATGATTTGATTGGCcataaaacaaattcatttgtaagTCAAGGGAACGGTATTTTGTGAAAAAGTGTCATACTCACCTAGCTTATTTTGTTAACAGTTGACATGATGAAAAGCTTATATGTCTTGTTTTATATACGTATAATATAAAGAAATGCCACAGGCATTTTAAACTTATCTTATTATTTTGACCTTTggtttttggggattttttttgcctctgATTTTGTTTTGAGGCACTTATGTATCTCAAATCTACACAAACACTTGAGCTGAAGGGAAATAAAGAGCACGAATGATACTCGCCTGCAGTACATTTAAGCAAGCCGATCGAAGCAATTAGCCACTTTACACTAAATCCCAAAAATTACAGTaggttgattctttttttttttaatccatttaaagtttccttttttaaatgacgttTACTTTTGCTGAGCCCAAAGATGATTAACCCTATCATCTTTCTATCGCCTCAGGATACTTTGAAACCCACATTCACAGTAGCCAGCCTCCCAGGCGGCACCAGCAGCGCCCAGGTCACTGTGCCCACCACCTCCACCAGCATGCAGGTGAGCAGCGGGCCCAACTTTCCCATCACCAACTACTTGGCGCCCGTTTCCGCCAGCACCAGCGTCAGTGCCAACGGCACCGTCCTTAAAACCACCGGCGCATCCACGGGGGTGATGCAGCTGCCCGGTGGCTTCACATTCATGCCAGGTATGTAACAGACTCGTGTtccccttttctttttctctgcACAACACGGTCCGTCAGAACCGCACTGACTTGTTTGTGACCATGCTGCTCATGGGTAGatgattaaaatttaaatggaaGCTCGCCAACATCTCGGGCCGGTCGTGCTCCCCTTGTCAGGCTGTTTACATCACGCCTCTCAAAGCTAGTCACACACACTCATGGCCTTTGATTTCCACTCTCATGCCGAAATAATTAGGTAAGGGGGACACAATAGACCTAGTAATGAAGGCTGCACAATATGGCCCATAATTAGTCATGATTATTCAGTAAGATGATCAGGACTTGTGCTGACATGAAACAGTAGGTGAAGCTACTGCTTTGATGGTTCAAAATGGCAGGTGTAACTATTATCAGTAAAATTATGGAGCATTCTGCTAAAGGCTACCATATATTGTGTACATGATAGTATAATGCCTCAAATGGGGGCTAGCCAACTTTGTGGGTAAACATtggaaaaccatttttttcaaggACATCTTAAAAACCCTCAAGGCAATCAAACAAAGCCATTTGAATGaggcattttaaaatgaatattcattaggTGCTTAAAAGAAATTGAAATGGGTTGTCTTGAATAAATATTATACTATATCGTGTACTATTTGATAAATGGAAGAATTACAAATACTAGGGTAGCAGGACGGCGCTTACTTTCCCTAAGTCAAGCCCAAGAATTAAAGGATGGCTGATGGACAGACGAGCATATATTTCCTTTAAATAACTATTATTTCTGTGTGGTGATTCGGGGGCTGCTGCTTTACGTTCTTTACTGCTTCTATCTCTGCCAAAGGTACTTTCCTACCGCAGCATCATCTTCTCACATTTAGTCCTACGCCATTCTGTTCTGTGCGCCtgcctgcgtgcgtgtgtgtgtgtgcgtggttgCGTGGACGTGGCGGCACATTCAGCAGGCACTCCTCTCCCCCCCGGCACCCCCACCATTCCTCTGAGCCAGCTGCAGCAACACTCCCTGACCCTCCAGGGGCAGCACGGTCAGACCTTGACCGCCGCCCCTCAGCCTCAGCAGGGCCAACAGGCCGTCTTCCGCTTCCCCGCCGCTGTCTCCCTCTCAGGTGACCTGCTCTGGCTTGCTACCATCACCGCCACCACTGCTACCACTACTGCTCTACCGACTCACTGAATGGCTGACAATCAGGCACCCAAATGCACATGACTTTAACCAACACACGGCTACAGTTGAGATCGTTACACTTGAATGACTCGttccacgtgtgtgtgtgtgtctacttTTAGGGACGGGTATGCCTCAGCAGCTCCAGGCGATTCAGGTTCACCCCAACGCCCAGCCTATCTCCAACAGCGAGGGCAGCCCCGAGATGTCCCACACTTCTACAAACTCCACAGGTATACCaagtccatacctgtcaacctctgccgataactgcccttataaatgattattgattccccttacaaaccccccaaaaaccttacaaacaccgtacgagtcgtacggtgtttgtaaggtttttggggggtttgtaaggggaatcaataatcatttataagggcagttatcggcagaggttgacaggtatgcaagtcCTTCATTTACCTGGAGAGCAATCCAAACACAAAATGAATCCGACATAAAATCATGGCCCTTTGAATGTGACTTTGACATCTGTGTTGTAAACCGTTAACAAAAATAATGGCATAATTAAAGTGGTTGCTAAATGAGTATATATTATGCACCCGCCCCCCAACTTTAAAATATTAACTGGTTAGTCAAAACCTCATCCAACATGAATGATTACACCTTTAACTCTCATTCTTATGTTTTCTGCAACGGTTTTCGCCTTGTTTTATACAGCCCACGCATGTCCAGTAAATAGAAATGACCGCTAACCCAGCGGGACCAAATCTAATATATGACTTTTGCTACCATGGCTACCAGAGTGTATCTTGTGTGCAAAATGATTACAGAACAAAAGAAGAGACATTTACACCAGTGGCTTCCATGTCAGTTTAAATATTAATGGAATTTGTTGTATGTGGCTCATCATCCGGCCAATCACAATAACCATCCGAAGTCTCAACCGTACAAAACTTGATCAgtattttcttctaatttgcttAACAAATCATAGACCTGAAATGGCCCAAGTCAGTTATTTTGAATGTTTGAGATcctataaacattttaaaaagacaatccAGGTGCTTCATGGCAGTCTTGTCTTTCTCACACTTTggtctaaatatattttttaaagttactcTTTAACTAAGCCAAAGGTAAAACCTAACccctttggattttttttaaagatgcacTTTAACCAGCAGTGTTTAAGCAGTGATGTATTGTTCagcatgctttttttaaatcatttctgaTACACTTTTGCTATTTAATTGAACTGGAAACAATTTTTGGGGCCTAACTGTGTGTCCCAaatggacagttttttttccaattatttttttccatttaagatAAGCGCTACCTGCTGGCGGCGTCCCCTTCGCCTCCACACCGTCTTCCATCCGTCTCTCTTGTCTCTCTTTCTCAGCTACCGTGAGTCTCCCGGCAACCATCGTCACCTCAACGGTGCCGTCGACGATGGCGGGTCACATGATGTACCCCAGTCCCCACACGGTGATGTACGCCTCCACGCCGGGGCTCGCCGACGGGGGGCTCGCCGTGCTCAACGCCTTCTCCCAGGGCACGTCGGCCATGCAGGTGTCGCATGCGCAAGCCCATGACGCAGGTAACGGACACGTGggaaaaataagccttcacTCCTTTCATTTTCTCATACATATTGAAATATATATTGCCAAAGTAATAATGTAACATTGGCTCCATTTGCTCACCCATTGCACCCACTCACGCTTCCTTTTGCCTCCCCCTACCCAGCGTCTGTTCCCCAGGTGTTCTTGACGGCCCCCCCGGGCACGGTGCAGATCCCCGTTTCGGCGGTGCAACTTCACCCAGTACGGCAAGATCTGCATTTTACAAGTGAAACTCCGCTATTCCCTCTGCAACCGGCATGTCACGTGATCTGGAAACCCGCTAACCCAAAGAACTACGCGCGACCAGAATGCGGACGGCACGCTCGTGTCTTGCGGCCAAACACTGCCTGCACTTGACTAAACAAACACCCCATAAAAAAACGCATGGAGAGCACATCTCTTGCTTGTAGATGCCGTAATTCTTTGTTGATTTTCATAAGGCACCACTCTCCCCTAAACCTACCATATACCACAAAGACAACAATATAAACTATTTCATATCAGTTATTGTGAGAAACTCATagataggaaaaatacaaatattcccCCCGCTCTGTTTTTTAGGCACATATGCTGCCCACCCGCTTTGCACAAATCACACTTAAAAGTTTTGAACTCAACTACAGGTTTTTTCGCACTAAGTTACACCTGAGTAGCCAAACGATGCACATCTaagagcatatatatatatattcatacatatatatatatgtatatatgtatatatgtatatatgtatatatgtatatatgtgtatatgtgtatatgtgtatatgtgtatatgtgtatgtgtgtatgtgtgtatgtgtgtatgtgtgtatgtgtgtatatgtgtatatgtgtatatgtgtatatgtatatatgtatatatatgtatatatatatattcatacatatatatatattcatacatatatatatatattcatacatatatatatattcatacatgCGTATGGTCAACCACTGCATAGATGAAACCAGCCCAGTATTTcagtatttttgtatttgtttggaGTGAGTTTTCcctcaaatttgaatgaatttatGCGTAAATGAAGACAACCTAGGACATAGGTTAACACTCGTCTTCTTTCCGTATTTGTGTTCCAGATGGTGATTGGACCCCAGTCGAGCGGCAGCAGCGCTAACCTGACCGAACTACAAGTGGTAAACTTGGACACGGCACAAAACTCCAAAAACGATTGATGGCGGTCAGCTAAACCGTTTTTCTCTATATTTATTGATGCCTTTCTACATCACACTTTTCAACGTGACCTTACTCACAgtggagcaaaaaaaaggatttagtcCATCCACCCATTGTGCAAGTTTTTCCATTCTCAGTGGCTGactacatactttttttttctttttttgctccacTGTACGTCAAAACACACAATCAAGGGCCTGTGTctatgcgtgcgtgcgtgcgtgtttaTTGCCCCTTTTGCGCAAACTTttggtatatatataaatatattcgcAAATGCATCAGACGTATATCGCTACACGTGTCATCAGAATTCTATTTTCTATCTTCGACGGtatttttgtgtgcgtgtgcctTTTGTTTTGGAATTACTACATGAACACTCAGTTGGGTGTCACCAAGTGTCACACCAGCCAAAGACATTTATTtgaatgtacacacacacacacgtgtgtgtaaaTGGAGAATTATGACTTTTGCTAAtgtatatagtttttttctaaacaaaaaAGGACAATTGTATTTTAAGCCTGGTTTAGTTTTGTGTAatggcatgtatttttttttttttatgttgtggttttgtatgtacatgactATGACACAAAGAAGTCAATATTTACGTGTATGCTGTATGGGAATTTTTGGATTAATTCGCTGTTCATACTATCGTCAAAAAGGATTTATCAGCTTTATCATGCAGAGACATCATTGTCATGTGGAGTTCAGACTGTTAGTAGATATGCATTGAAATTAGATTGCGCTGAAGCACACTTCAATTGGACACGTGGTTAAATAAGTTAAAATACAAGTTGGCGTTTGAAGTACAAAACAATGTGTACATTGTTGTGAGGTTTGACTTTGGCTTCTTAAAGGGTATTTACATGTTAGTATAGTAACATATTGAAGATTATCttccttagaaaaaaaatggaattttgttgaatttttttttactgccttATCCGTCAGGCGTTTCATTCTCAGTAAAACTGAGATGGACATTAACCAGGATTGATTcagattttaaatgatttattggCCTTTTGAAAATCATGTGAAAAATTTTCTCAACATTCAAAGAGATAGACATATAATTTGTATTTAACACCATAGTGCCTCTCTTTCCTGGGCTAATGTTCTATATCATTACTCACTGGGGTTTTTTTGCAAGCCACCTAAAATGAATGCAGAGCTTGGACATATTTTGACATGCATGAATTCAAAGGTTGTAATttacttccaaaaaaaaaaaggtgtacCAATGTCTCCTGACGCAGGTCAACAAGTCAGTACCCAGTACTGCTGATCAAAAAGATTGCTAATTAGTAAAAGagtacattttgttttattgtacaGATATTTTGTAATAAAACCAGTAATGAACCAAACTGATACACTTTTTCATTGAGATTGATAAAGTAGAACAAAGCACATTTTCTTGACAGCACAGAAATGAAGTCTGCTGATGAGGgaggaataaataaaaagctgaGGAGAACACaatgcttgctttttcaaatccatacatgcatgcatgcatacatgcatgcatacatgcatgcatacgtgcattcatacatgcatacatacgtgCATTCATAGATACATGCAGgaaaggatggattttgtgtacaaataaaaatgattttttggtgagtaaaatgtggctatattcctaaataatatttcaattgtatgatgttattattgatgctttttgtaTGTGTCGAAACTGTAGCTGctgtaaaggttttatagccctaAACTAGTTAttgagcaggggtggccaagtccggtccccgAGAGCcccaatccagtctgttttccatatcaccctcctctaccacacctgaatcaaatgatcaactcatcagcaagctgtctggaagcttcatactgatcccggttgtttgattcaggtgtgttggtggagggagacatggaaaacagagactggatagcggctctcgaggaccggacttggcaacCCGTGTT
Above is a window of Stigmatopora argus isolate UIUO_Sarg chromosome 11, RoL_Sarg_1.0, whole genome shotgun sequence DNA encoding:
- the srfb gene encoding serum response factor b isoform X3, yielding MLPSQVGSAPQGNASSSARGTVGLGSASVVGGIRPVLIRSGQASVGESASGAGRHGTREALGMLGANGPGGPRGVRSGNGTGVSPLQAAIQGSMVGLNAGLVLPHGARFDPERESVPLCSGSDNDSDSGDDDDPVATLGDSRRGVKRERTELEAVATGQEVGGVPGAYGLVPGGVAGAKPGKKTRGRVKIKMEFIDNKLRRYTTFSKRKTGIMKKAYELSTLTGTQVLLLVASETGHVYTFATRKLQPMITSETGKALIQTCLNSPDSPPRSDPSTDQRMSATGFEETDLTYQDTLKPTFTVASLPGGTSSAQVTVPTTSTSMQVSSGPNFPITNYLAPVSASTSVSANGTVLKTTGASTGVMQLPGGFTFMPAGTPLPPGTPTIPLSQLQQHSLTLQGQHGQTLTAAPQPQQGQQAVFRFPAAVSLSGTGMPQQLQAIQVHPNAQPISNSEGSPEMSHTSTNSTATVSLPATIVTSTVPSTMAGHMMYPSPHTVMYASTPGLADGGLAVLNAFSQGTSAMQVSHAQAHDAASVPQVFLTAPPGTVQIPVSAVQLHPMVIGPQSSGSSANLTELQVVNLDTAQNSKND